The following are encoded in a window of Streptomyces sp. SAT1 genomic DNA:
- a CDS encoding FHA domain-containing protein, with translation MYSIIVVPPPTTEDERTGGQLRLAPGDHLAFGRSAPDNDLVIGHDGVSRRAGRITAHGAFWILSNLSARQTYVVENPEGAGEHIKVGPGRLDAPVPFEFSRIVLPAAGDLLPIEVWAPRHDYLHGTGGPDGEPTVPAFSVDRAKRYFAVLAALCEPRLRGDPHAPLPTVDQVVERLRPLWPAASRTSVQWNIDYLAVKLRLKPGPDTAESGPRLNGKKESLVSLALRFDLVREDDLVVLAGPGRTVLQAAPGPVER, from the coding sequence TTGTACAGCATCATCGTGGTACCTCCGCCGACCACGGAGGACGAGCGGACCGGCGGCCAGTTGCGGCTGGCGCCCGGCGACCATCTGGCCTTCGGGCGCTCCGCCCCGGACAACGACCTGGTGATCGGGCACGACGGGGTCTCCCGCCGGGCCGGACGGATCACCGCGCACGGCGCCTTCTGGATACTGAGCAACCTCTCGGCCCGGCAGACCTACGTCGTGGAGAACCCGGAGGGCGCGGGCGAGCACATCAAGGTGGGGCCGGGCCGCCTGGACGCGCCGGTGCCCTTCGAGTTCTCCCGGATCGTGCTTCCCGCCGCCGGTGACCTGCTGCCCATCGAGGTGTGGGCGCCGCGCCACGACTATCTGCACGGTACGGGCGGCCCGGACGGCGAACCCACCGTGCCCGCCTTCTCCGTGGACCGCGCCAAGCGCTACTTCGCGGTGCTCGCCGCCCTGTGCGAGCCGCGCCTGCGCGGCGACCCGCACGCGCCGCTGCCCACCGTCGACCAGGTCGTGGAGCGGCTGCGCCCGCTCTGGCCGGCCGCCTCGCGCACCTCGGTGCAGTGGAACATCGACTACCTGGCCGTGAAGCTGCGCCTCAAACCCGGCCCGGACACCGCCGAGTCCGGCCCGCGGCTCAACGGCAAGAAGGAGTCGCTGGTCTCGCTCGCCCTCCGCTTCGACCTGGTGCGCGAGGACGACCTGGTGGTGCTCGCCGGGCCGGGCCGCACGGTGCTCCAGGCCGCCCCGGGCCCGGTGGAGCGGTGA
- a CDS encoding bifunctional methylenetetrahydrofolate dehydrogenase/methenyltetrahydrofolate cyclohydrolase, with protein MTAQILDGKATAAAIKSDLTARVAALKEKGVTPGLGTILVGDDPGSRKYVAGKHRDCAEVGISSIQRELPATASQEEIEAAVRELNEDPACTGYIVQLPLPKGIDENRILELMDPDKDADGLHPMNLGRLVLNEPAPLPCTPNGVLTLLRRHGVEIKGAEVVVVGRGVTIGRPMPLLLTRRSENATVTQCHTGTRDLSAHLKRADIIVAAAGSPHLIRAEDVKPGAAVLDVGVSRNAEGKIVGDVHPDVTEVAGWLSPNPGGVGPMTRAQLLVNVVEAAERSVG; from the coding sequence ATGACCGCCCAGATTCTCGATGGCAAGGCCACCGCAGCCGCGATCAAGTCCGATCTGACCGCCCGGGTGGCGGCGCTGAAGGAGAAGGGCGTCACGCCCGGCCTCGGCACGATCCTGGTCGGGGACGACCCCGGCAGCCGCAAGTACGTCGCGGGCAAGCACCGCGACTGCGCCGAGGTCGGCATCTCCTCCATCCAGCGCGAGCTGCCCGCCACCGCCTCCCAGGAGGAGATCGAGGCGGCCGTCCGCGAGCTGAACGAGGACCCGGCCTGCACCGGCTACATCGTCCAACTGCCGTTGCCCAAGGGCATCGACGAGAACCGCATCCTCGAACTGATGGATCCGGACAAGGACGCCGACGGCCTGCACCCGATGAACCTCGGCCGCCTGGTCCTCAACGAGCCCGCCCCGCTGCCCTGCACCCCCAACGGCGTGCTGACCCTGCTGCGCCGCCACGGCGTGGAGATCAAGGGCGCCGAGGTCGTGGTCGTCGGACGCGGGGTGACCATCGGCCGCCCGATGCCGCTGCTGCTCACCCGGCGCAGCGAGAACGCCACGGTCACCCAGTGCCACACCGGCACCCGCGACCTGTCCGCCCACCTCAAGCGGGCCGACATCATCGTGGCCGCGGCCGGTTCCCCGCACCTGATCCGCGCCGAGGACGTCAAGCCGGGCGCCGCCGTCCTCGACGTGGGCGTCTCCCGCAACGCCGAGGGCAAGATCGTCGGCGATGTCCACCCGGACGTCACCGAGGTGGCCGGCTGGCTCTCCCCGAACCCCGGTGGTGTCGGCCCGATGACCCGGGCCCAGCTGCTGGTCAACGTGGTCGAGGCGGCGGAGCGCAGTGTCGGCTGA
- a CDS encoding malate dehydrogenase — protein MTRTPVNVTVTGAAGQIGYALLFRIASGQLLGADVPVKLRLLEITPALKAAEGTAMELDDCAFPLLQGIDISDDPNVAFDGTNVALLVGARPRTKGMERGDLLEANGGIFKPQGKAINDHAADDVKVLVVGNPANTNALIAQAAAPDVPAERFTAMTRLDHNRALTQLAKKTGTTVADIKRLTIWGNHSATQYPDIFHATVAGKNAAETVNDEKWLAEDFIPTVAKRGAAIIEARGASSAASAANAAIDHVHTWVNGTAEGDWVSMGIPSDGSYGVPEGLISSFPVTTKDGAYEIVQGLEINEFSRARIDASVQELAEEREAVRALGLI, from the coding sequence ATGACCCGCACTCCCGTGAACGTCACCGTCACCGGCGCGGCCGGCCAGATCGGTTACGCCCTGCTCTTCCGTATCGCCTCCGGCCAGCTGCTCGGCGCGGACGTGCCGGTCAAGCTCCGCCTGCTGGAGATCACCCCGGCCCTGAAGGCCGCCGAGGGCACGGCCATGGAGCTGGACGACTGCGCGTTCCCGCTGCTCCAGGGCATCGACATCTCGGACGACCCGAACGTCGCCTTCGACGGCACCAACGTCGCCCTGCTCGTCGGCGCCCGCCCGCGCACCAAGGGCATGGAGCGCGGCGACCTGCTGGAGGCCAACGGCGGCATCTTCAAGCCGCAGGGCAAGGCCATCAACGACCACGCGGCGGACGACGTCAAGGTCCTGGTCGTCGGCAACCCGGCGAACACCAACGCGCTGATCGCCCAGGCCGCCGCCCCGGACGTACCGGCCGAGCGCTTCACCGCGATGACCCGCCTCGACCACAACCGCGCGCTGACCCAGCTCGCGAAGAAGACGGGCACCACGGTCGCCGACATCAAGCGCCTGACCATCTGGGGCAACCACTCCGCCACCCAGTACCCGGACATCTTCCACGCCACGGTCGCCGGCAAGAACGCCGCCGAGACCGTCAACGACGAGAAGTGGCTGGCCGAGGACTTCATCCCGACCGTCGCCAAGCGCGGCGCCGCCATCATCGAGGCCCGCGGCGCCTCGTCGGCCGCCTCCGCCGCCAACGCCGCCATCGACCACGTGCACACCTGGGTCAACGGCACCGCCGAGGGCGACTGGGTCTCCATGGGCATCCCCTCGGACGGCTCCTACGGCGTCCCGGAGGGCCTGATCTCGTCCTTCCCCGTCACCACCAAGGACGGCGCGTACGAGATCGTCCAGGGCCTGGAGATCAACGAGTTCTCCCGCGCCCGCATCGACGCCTCCGTGCAGGAGCTGGCGGAGGAGCGCGAGGCGGTCCGCGCCCTCGGCCTCATCTGA
- a CDS encoding SgcJ/EcaC family oxidoreductase — MTVTSDDTVEEFLGRIRDAWDAGDASGYAAQFAEDASYVIFMGDALFGRAAIERTHREVFARWQKGTRMAVRPVDVRMPDESTAVVTTVGGIGKRGRIGFDKFQTFTLHRREGLWECVAFQNTRMSRRSRRAHR, encoded by the coding sequence ATGACGGTCACGAGCGACGACACGGTCGAGGAGTTCCTCGGCCGGATCCGGGACGCCTGGGACGCGGGGGACGCGAGCGGCTACGCGGCGCAGTTCGCGGAGGACGCCTCGTATGTGATCTTCATGGGGGACGCCCTGTTCGGGCGTGCCGCCATCGAGCGGACACACCGCGAGGTGTTCGCCCGGTGGCAGAAGGGCACGCGCATGGCGGTCAGGCCGGTCGACGTGCGGATGCCGGACGAGTCCACGGCGGTGGTGACCACCGTCGGCGGCATCGGCAAGCGCGGCCGGATCGGCTTCGACAAGTTCCAGACCTTCACGCTGCACCGCCGCGAGGGACTCTGGGAGTGCGTGGCGTTCCAGAACACGAGGATGAGCCGCCGGTCCCGGCGCGCCCACCGCTGA
- a CDS encoding DUF3017 domain-containing protein — translation MSAEASGTVRGRLRRAGRGRTGQDTGGTDGGPGGAAGKGRRPRGTRRFPLFTRDTARPEGGGRAAPGDAPAPARQWPLLSVLITVGVGLLVIALDAFRVGLLLVGIGLLGGAVLRWLLPRVGMLAVRSRFTDIVTYGVLGLAIVLLGLMAQPQPWLEIPFLDDVLHYTVRNR, via the coding sequence GTGTCGGCTGAGGCGAGCGGCACCGTACGCGGCAGGCTGCGCCGGGCGGGCCGGGGGCGGACCGGCCAGGACACGGGCGGCACGGACGGCGGGCCCGGCGGGGCGGCCGGGAAGGGGCGCCGCCCGCGCGGCACGCGCCGCTTCCCGCTGTTCACCCGGGACACCGCGCGCCCCGAGGGCGGCGGCCGGGCCGCTCCCGGCGACGCCCCGGCGCCCGCCCGGCAGTGGCCGCTGCTGTCCGTCCTGATCACGGTCGGCGTCGGCCTGCTGGTGATCGCCCTGGACGCGTTCCGGGTGGGGCTGCTGCTGGTCGGCATCGGTCTGCTGGGCGGCGCCGTGCTGCGCTGGCTGCTGCCCCGGGTCGGCATGCTCGCCGTCCGCTCCCGCTTCACGGACATCGTCACCTACGGCGTGCTGGGCCTGGCCATCGTGCTGCTGGGGCTGATGGCCCAGCCCCAGCCGTGGCTGGAGATCCCGTTCCTCGACGACGTTCTGCACTACACCGTACGCAACCGCTGA
- a CDS encoding isocitrate lyase/PEP mutase family protein, whose product MNGTETFRALHHGRLPDDPLILPGPWDAASARVFAEAGFPALATPSAGVAASLGYADGDVPADEMFAAVARIARAVDVPVSADVEGGYGLPAKELVERLLEAGAVGCNLEDSDGGVLKDPREHADYLAEVRAAAGDRLFLNARVDTFVHGDGDPGRAIGRAGRYVAAGADCVYPILAPEDALPLLRAGIQGPLNALHRPAPGAPSPAALGATRVTFGPGLQRRTAQALREIADGLLRQGPGTLPHTG is encoded by the coding sequence GTGAACGGCACCGAGACCTTCCGCGCCCTGCACCACGGGCGGCTGCCCGACGACCCCCTGATCCTGCCCGGCCCCTGGGACGCGGCCAGCGCCCGGGTCTTCGCGGAGGCCGGGTTCCCGGCGCTCGCCACCCCCAGCGCAGGCGTCGCCGCGTCCCTCGGGTACGCCGACGGGGACGTCCCGGCCGACGAGATGTTCGCCGCGGTGGCGCGGATCGCGCGGGCCGTGGACGTACCGGTGTCGGCGGACGTCGAGGGCGGCTACGGGCTGCCGGCGAAGGAGCTGGTGGAACGGCTGCTGGAGGCGGGCGCCGTGGGCTGCAACCTTGAGGACTCCGACGGGGGTGTCCTCAAGGACCCGCGGGAGCACGCCGACTACCTCGCCGAGGTCCGCGCGGCCGCCGGCGACCGGCTCTTCCTCAACGCCCGCGTCGACACCTTCGTGCACGGCGACGGCGATCCCGGCCGGGCCATCGGCCGGGCCGGGCGGTACGTGGCCGCGGGCGCGGACTGCGTGTACCCGATCCTCGCCCCCGAGGACGCCCTGCCCCTGCTGCGCGCCGGTATCCAGGGCCCGCTGAACGCCCTGCACCGCCCGGCCCCCGGCGCCCCTTCCCCCGCCGCCCTCGGCGCCACCCGCGTCACCTTCGGCCCGGGGCTCCAGCGCCGCACGGCCCAGGCCCTGCGGGAGATCGCGGACGGGCTGCTGCGGCAGGGACCCGGGACGCTTCCGCACACGGGGTGA
- a CDS encoding aldehyde dehydrogenase family protein: MGGEWRQAYSGATRDILDPADATVCAVVAEGGAQDVDLAVEAARHAFDGGEGAWPRTPVAARAELLRRVAALLLRDRERFALLESRDAGKTLEEGRVDVDCVADAFRHFADLVAAEAPGRVVDAGSPDIHSVVGHEPTGVCALITSCDYPLLQASWKIAPALAAGNTFVVKPSELTPLTTVALVELLAEAGLPAGAANLVTGPGRTAGARLAGHPGVDLVSFTGCRATGTEVARAAAATVKRVVLGLGGKNPNVVFADACATDDGFDTAVDQALNAAFVHSGQVCSAGSRLIVEESLKERFVTELAQRARHIRLGRGTEPGVECGPLVSEERRARTEAYVAAALAEGAVARCGGRRPEPAAYRPATGFYYEPTVLDRCHRQMKAVREEVFGPVLTVETFRTEQEAVALANDTEYGLAGAVWTADAGRARRVAGRLRHGTVWINDFHPCLPQAEWGGFGKSGLGRELGPTGLAEYRETKHTYQNLAPGPVRWFAG, translated from the coding sequence ATGGGCGGGGAGTGGCGCCAGGCGTACTCCGGCGCGACGCGCGACATCCTCGACCCCGCGGACGCGACCGTGTGCGCCGTGGTCGCCGAGGGCGGCGCCCAGGACGTGGACCTCGCCGTGGAGGCCGCCCGGCACGCCTTCGACGGCGGGGAGGGCGCCTGGCCGCGCACTCCGGTCGCCGCCCGCGCCGAACTGCTGCGCCGCGTCGCCGCTCTGCTGCTGCGCGACCGCGAGCGGTTCGCCCTGCTGGAGAGCCGGGACGCGGGCAAGACGCTGGAGGAGGGCCGGGTCGACGTGGACTGCGTCGCCGACGCCTTCCGCCACTTCGCCGACCTGGTCGCCGCCGAGGCCCCCGGCCGGGTCGTGGACGCGGGCTCGCCCGACATCCACAGCGTCGTCGGGCACGAGCCGACCGGCGTCTGCGCGCTGATCACGTCCTGCGACTACCCGTTGCTCCAGGCCAGCTGGAAGATCGCCCCGGCGCTCGCCGCGGGCAACACCTTCGTGGTCAAGCCGAGCGAGCTGACCCCGCTGACGACCGTCGCGCTCGTCGAGCTGCTCGCCGAGGCGGGGCTGCCCGCCGGTGCGGCCAACCTCGTCACCGGGCCCGGCCGCACGGCCGGCGCCCGGCTCGCCGGGCATCCCGGGGTCGACCTGGTCTCGTTCACCGGCTGCCGGGCCACGGGCACCGAGGTGGCCCGTGCCGCGGCGGCCACCGTGAAACGGGTCGTCCTCGGGCTGGGCGGCAAGAACCCCAATGTCGTCTTCGCCGACGCCTGCGCCACCGACGACGGTTTCGACACCGCCGTCGACCAGGCCCTCAACGCGGCCTTCGTGCACAGCGGCCAGGTCTGCTCGGCGGGCTCCCGGCTGATCGTCGAGGAGTCCTTGAAGGAACGTTTCGTCACCGAACTCGCCCAGCGGGCCCGGCACATCCGGCTGGGCCGCGGCACCGAGCCCGGCGTCGAGTGCGGCCCGCTCGTCTCCGAGGAGCGGCGCGCCCGTACGGAGGCGTACGTGGCCGCCGCGCTCGCCGAGGGCGCCGTGGCCCGCTGCGGCGGCAGGCGCCCCGAGCCCGCCGCCTACCGGCCCGCCACCGGCTTCTACTACGAGCCGACCGTCCTCGACCGCTGCCACCGCCAGATGAAGGCCGTCCGCGAGGAGGTCTTCGGACCCGTCCTCACCGTGGAGACCTTCCGCACCGAGCAGGAGGCGGTCGCGCTCGCCAACGACACCGAGTACGGCCTGGCCGGGGCGGTGTGGACCGCCGACGCGGGCCGCGCCCGCCGGGTGGCGGGCCGGCTGCGCCACGGCACGGTCTGGATCAACGACTTCCACCCCTGCCTGCCGCAGGCCGAGTGGGGCGGCTTCGGCAAGAGCGGCCTCGGCCGCGAACTCGGTCCCACCGGCCTGGCCGAGTACCGCGAGACCAAGCACACCTACCAGAACCTCGCGCCGGGGCCGGTCCGCTGGTTCGCGGGCTGA
- a CDS encoding serine/threonine protein kinase: MTEPYAVPVPRGYRVGVWEVRRPLATGAFGSVYEARRTGGGHGPLPQSAALKFLPTGTGTPRRLTHLRELVDREVALHRRLRRPRLIRMYETLTVDDPACPALDGATVLVLEKAEGSLAALLASCPRPADGPALLAQICEGLAQLHRAGWVHGDLKPANVLLMRDGSARLADFNMAAELEGTHAYSPGFSTSDYTPPELLWSEIGERGRRIRPSADVWAFGVLAHLTLTGAFPLPGGIPTARRDAAVAYARGTAGLCLSPGLPDAWRALLPLCLTRTHADRIGTEALLRRVTAAAGTARPPRVLRLPARAAGHRHRTRLLTGGLLATAAVAALGYGIGTLAHEPPPAETSAALPGTSAAPATYGAPELRTDQGVPPSYRPLIVDAAHACPSADVTPALVAAMLKAESDFDPNLSDPAKDEYGIARWTPRVLRWWIRPDGQPAATVPRPPFPARVSIPAMGRYLCFIAPNLAPGLPGDRRVLIAAAYRTSFRKVNDAGGVPPKYRDYCARVAHYLKEYTPPGRR, from the coding sequence GTGACCGAGCCGTACGCCGTGCCGGTGCCGCGCGGCTACCGGGTGGGCGTCTGGGAGGTGCGGCGGCCCCTGGCGACGGGCGCCTTCGGCAGCGTCTACGAGGCCCGGCGGACCGGTGGCGGCCACGGCCCGCTGCCGCAGAGCGCCGCCCTGAAGTTCCTGCCGACCGGCACCGGCACCCCGCGCCGCCTCACTCATCTGCGTGAACTCGTGGACCGCGAGGTGGCGTTGCACCGCCGACTGCGCCGGCCCCGGCTGATCCGGATGTACGAGACGCTGACCGTGGACGATCCCGCATGTCCCGCCCTGGACGGCGCCACCGTCCTCGTCCTGGAGAAGGCGGAGGGCTCGCTCGCCGCGCTGCTCGCCTCGTGTCCCCGGCCCGCCGACGGCCCCGCGCTGCTCGCGCAGATCTGCGAGGGCCTGGCGCAGTTGCACCGGGCCGGCTGGGTGCACGGTGACCTGAAACCGGCCAACGTGCTGCTGATGCGGGACGGTTCGGCGCGGCTGGCCGATTTCAACATGGCCGCCGAGCTGGAGGGCACCCACGCCTACTCCCCCGGCTTCTCCACCTCCGACTACACCCCGCCCGAACTGCTGTGGTCCGAGATCGGGGAGCGCGGGCGGCGGATCCGCCCGTCCGCCGACGTCTGGGCGTTCGGCGTCCTCGCCCATCTGACCCTCACCGGCGCGTTCCCGCTGCCCGGCGGTATCCCCACCGCCCGCCGGGACGCGGCCGTCGCCTACGCGCGCGGCACGGCGGGCCTGTGTCTGTCCCCCGGACTCCCGGACGCCTGGCGGGCGCTGCTGCCGCTCTGCCTGACCCGGACGCACGCCGACCGGATCGGCACCGAGGCGCTGCTGCGCCGCGTCACCGCCGCGGCCGGCACCGCACGCCCGCCGCGCGTGCTGCGGCTGCCCGCGCGCGCCGCCGGGCACCGGCACCGCACCCGCCTGCTCACCGGCGGTCTGCTCGCCACGGCCGCCGTCGCCGCCCTCGGCTACGGCATCGGCACCCTGGCGCACGAGCCGCCGCCCGCCGAGACCTCCGCCGCGCTGCCCGGCACCTCGGCCGCCCCCGCCACCTACGGCGCCCCCGAACTCCGTACCGACCAGGGCGTACCGCCCTCCTACCGGCCCCTCATCGTCGACGCGGCGCACGCCTGCCCCAGCGCGGACGTCACCCCCGCGCTGGTCGCCGCCATGCTGAAGGCGGAGAGCGACTTCGACCCCAATCTGTCCGATCCCGCCAAGGACGAGTACGGCATCGCCCGCTGGACGCCGCGCGTGCTGCGCTGGTGGATCCGCCCGGACGGGCAGCCGGCGGCGACGGTCCCCCGGCCGCCGTTCCCGGCCCGGGTCTCCATCCCGGCGATGGGCCGCTACCTGTGCTTCATCGCCCCGAACCTGGCCCCTGGCCTGCCCGGCGACCGGCGCGTCCTGATCGCCGCCGCCTACCGGACCTCGTTCCGCAAGGTGAACGACGCGGGCGGAGTTCCCCCGAAGTACCGCGACTACTGCGCCCGCGTCGCCCACTACCTCAAGGAGTACACGCCTCCGGGCCGCAGGTGA
- a CDS encoding helix-turn-helix domain-containing protein, with translation MPRWKALPEELDPQVKEFVGQLRRLVDRSGLSVAALADRTGYSKTSWERYLGGRLLAPKGAVIALAEVTGTDPVHLTTMWELAERAWSRAELRHDRTMEAIRVAQARVALEEEPPGAPAPDAGAGPGRGSGKGTSGGGGPRGGAPGARAGKGTTAESPAVRTATAATRLPTPGIAGPAGVSPTVPPQPTASDADAREDARSGARKGTGAGAKKPKDQKEDKGQKEDKGRKEEKDRKVNSWGLAGYRGPAPMGVRPAGGAAAVPAAAGGASGPVRRPDSATPGSGTPAVAPPGLPGLPGPPGAATGPAGAANAVPPVPAPPAPASGGGFRRQLAMFLAGMLTTLAVIGGVLYFTGGDGGKKAAGAARSPSPSATTRPSPPPGVKCVADGCTGKDAQAMGCSSAGLGTTDRSVTIGGALVEVRYSKTCGAAWGRVVRAGQGDEIRITVGAHTERDTVPATGGGIAYTPMVAVADATGARACVTLSSGQKGCTE, from the coding sequence ATGCCTCGCTGGAAGGCCCTGCCCGAGGAACTGGACCCGCAGGTCAAGGAGTTCGTGGGTCAGCTGCGTCGGCTCGTGGACCGGAGCGGGCTGAGCGTCGCCGCGCTCGCCGACCGGACGGGCTACAGCAAGACGTCCTGGGAACGCTATCTGGGCGGGCGGCTGCTGGCGCCCAAGGGCGCGGTGATCGCCCTCGCCGAGGTGACCGGCACCGACCCGGTCCATCTCACCACCATGTGGGAGCTGGCCGAGCGCGCCTGGAGCCGCGCGGAACTGCGCCACGACCGCACCATGGAGGCCATCCGCGTCGCCCAGGCCCGCGTCGCCCTGGAGGAGGAGCCGCCCGGCGCACCGGCGCCGGACGCGGGGGCCGGGCCCGGTCGCGGTTCCGGGAAGGGCACTTCGGGCGGCGGCGGCCCGCGAGGCGGCGCGCCCGGGGCCCGTGCGGGCAAGGGCACCACGGCCGAGTCGCCCGCCGTCAGGACCGCCACCGCCGCGACCAGGCTGCCCACGCCGGGCATCGCGGGCCCGGCGGGCGTGTCCCCCACCGTGCCGCCGCAGCCGACCGCGTCGGACGCGGACGCCCGCGAGGACGCGCGGAGCGGGGCACGGAAGGGGACCGGGGCGGGCGCGAAGAAGCCGAAGGACCAGAAGGAAGACAAGGGCCAGAAGGAAGACAAGGGCCGGAAGGAAGAGAAGGACCGGAAGGTCAACTCGTGGGGCCTGGCCGGGTACCGGGGTCCGGCGCCGATGGGCGTCCGTCCGGCCGGGGGCGCGGCGGCGGTGCCCGCCGCCGCGGGCGGCGCGAGCGGCCCCGTACGCCGCCCGGACAGCGCCACCCCCGGCAGCGGCACACCGGCCGTGGCCCCGCCGGGACTGCCGGGACTGCCGGGACCGCCGGGCGCGGCCACGGGCCCGGCGGGCGCCGCGAACGCCGTACCGCCCGTGCCCGCCCCGCCCGCCCCGGCCTCCGGCGGCGGCTTCCGGCGCCAGCTGGCGATGTTCCTCGCGGGCATGCTCACGACGCTCGCGGTGATCGGCGGCGTCCTGTACTTCACGGGCGGCGACGGCGGGAAGAAGGCGGCGGGCGCGGCCCGTTCGCCCTCGCCGTCGGCCACCACCCGGCCGAGCCCGCCGCCCGGCGTGAAGTGCGTGGCCGACGGCTGCACCGGCAAGGACGCCCAGGCGATGGGGTGCAGCAGCGCCGGTCTGGGCACCACGGACCGCAGCGTCACCATCGGCGGCGCCCTCGTCGAGGTCCGCTACAGCAAGACCTGCGGCGCCGCCTGGGGCCGGGTCGTCCGGGCCGGGCAGGGCGACGAGATCCGGATCACGGTCGGCGCGCACACGGAGCGGGACACGGTCCCGGCCACGGGCGGCGGCATCGCGTACACGCCGATGGTGGCCGTCGCGGACGCCACCGGCGCGCGGGCGTGCGTGACGCTGTCGTCGGGCCAGAAGGGGTGCACGGAGTAG
- a CDS encoding carboxymuconolactone decarboxylase family protein, producing MSRTRLLDPEVSGAMSALSAAAKEGLGDPVLAELVMIRASQLNHCAFCLDMHLDAARKNGESQDRIQLLNAWEETEDLYTGRERAALALTEAVTVLTDGFVPDAVYEEAARHFDEAALAHLIALITVINGWNRLMVARRVPPGGHRP from the coding sequence GTGAGCCGGACCCGGCTGCTGGACCCGGAGGTCTCGGGGGCGATGTCGGCGCTGAGCGCGGCGGCCAAGGAGGGGCTGGGCGATCCGGTCCTGGCCGAACTGGTCATGATCCGGGCCTCGCAGCTCAACCACTGCGCGTTCTGCCTGGACATGCACCTCGATGCCGCCCGGAAGAACGGCGAGTCGCAGGACCGGATCCAGCTCCTGAACGCCTGGGAGGAGACCGAGGACCTGTACACCGGGCGCGAACGGGCGGCGCTCGCGCTGACCGAGGCGGTCACCGTGCTGACGGACGGCTTCGTGCCGGACGCGGTGTACGAGGAGGCCGCCCGCCACTTCGACGAGGCCGCACTCGCCCATCTGATCGCGCTGATCACCGTCATCAACGGCTGGAACCGCCTGATGGTCGCCCGCCGTGTCCCGCCGGGAGGTCACCGCCCGTGA
- a CDS encoding carboxymuconolactone decarboxylase family protein, whose translation MSSEAETVDTPYAAEQAPRLSWHQYAPEVYKAMIRLDTAAKQGLEPRLYELVKIRASQLNHCAFCLDMHTRDALAAGESVERIVQLSAWEESRHFYTEKELAAIELTEAVTVLTDGFVPDAVYERAAGHFEEAELSQLIAAIAVINAWNRFGVTTRMAPGHYRPEAHK comes from the coding sequence ATGAGCTCTGAAGCGGAAACCGTCGACACCCCGTACGCGGCCGAGCAGGCGCCCCGCCTGTCCTGGCACCAGTACGCCCCCGAGGTCTACAAGGCCATGATCCGCCTGGACACGGCCGCCAAGCAGGGGCTCGAACCCCGGCTGTACGAGCTGGTGAAGATCCGGGCCTCCCAGCTCAACCACTGCGCGTTCTGCCTGGACATGCACACCAGGGACGCCCTCGCGGCCGGCGAGAGCGTGGAGCGGATCGTGCAGCTCAGCGCGTGGGAGGAGTCGCGGCACTTCTACACGGAGAAGGAGCTGGCCGCGATCGAGCTGACCGAGGCCGTGACCGTCCTGACCGACGGCTTCGTGCCGGACGCGGTGTACGAGAGGGCCGCCGGGCACTTCGAGGAGGCCGAGCTGTCCCAGCTGATCGCGGCCATCGCGGTGATCAACGCCTGGAACCGGTTCGGCGTGACCACCCGGATGGCCCCGGGCCACTACCGGCCGGAGGCGCACAAGTGA
- a CDS encoding helix-turn-helix domain-containing protein produces the protein MGAWQPLPDDLPPEVRHFVEQLRLLKDGTGLSLVALGARTAYSKSSWQRYLNATQPPPRQAVAALCRVAGLTGADAERHTVRWEMAVKVWPRTAPLAAPLPAPAPASVPVAVPVPQGPDAPDAPDGEVREGYEEVPTVPWWDRPEGLDERRRGRPGGRLLLYAVALLAALLVTAVVGAVALG, from the coding sequence ATGGGCGCCTGGCAGCCGTTGCCGGACGATCTGCCGCCGGAGGTACGGCATTTCGTGGAGCAACTGCGGCTGCTCAAGGACGGGACCGGGCTCAGCCTGGTCGCGCTCGGCGCGCGCACCGCGTACAGCAAGTCGTCCTGGCAGCGCTATCTCAACGCCACCCAGCCCCCGCCCCGGCAGGCGGTCGCCGCCCTGTGCCGGGTCGCGGGCCTGACCGGAGCGGACGCCGAACGGCACACCGTGCGCTGGGAGATGGCCGTCAAGGTGTGGCCCCGGACGGCACCGCTGGCCGCACCGCTGCCCGCGCCCGCGCCCGCGTCCGTGCCGGTCGCGGTCCCGGTGCCGCAGGGGCCGGACGCGCCGGACGCGCCGGACGGCGAGGTGCGCGAGGGCTACGAGGAGGTGCCCACCGTGCCGTGGTGGGACCGGCCCGAGGGGCTGGACGAGCGGCGGCGCGGCCGGCCCGGCGGGCGCCTGCTGCTGTACGCCGTCGCGCTGCTCGCCGCGCTGCTGGTGACCGCGGTCGTGGGCGCCGTCGCGCTGGGCTGA